The proteins below come from a single Papaver somniferum cultivar HN1 chromosome 11, ASM357369v1, whole genome shotgun sequence genomic window:
- the LOC113320466 gene encoding thioredoxin-like 1-2, chloroplastic, whose translation MADVVNFSPSSPRNHSCISYSHRRSSSMPVFSSLRFNSSMESDGIGNKIVLQLEEKEPRKGYIQPVQGRNLQNKLRFSKSPRKWWEKRYEPNMKEITSAQDLVDSLRNAGDNLVILDFFSPSCGGCRSLHPKIIQFAETNKDVLFLQVNYEEHKSMCYTLNVHVLPFFRFYRGANGRLCSFSCTNATVKKFKDALAKHTTKRCSLGPAKGLEESELLALSANRDLFFNYVPKQKPISVSVEEQLRERPNLADTELLLPYTEDKHLAEQATEASI comes from the exons ATGGCTGATGTTGTGAATTTTTCCCCCTCGTCGCCTCGAAATCATTCCTGTATCTCCTATTCGCACAGACGGTCATCATCTATGCCAGTATTTTCATCTCTTAGATTCAATTCTTCTATGGAAAGTGATGGTATTGGGAATAAAATAGTTCTGCAACTAGAGGAGAAAGAACCTAGAAAAGGATATATCCAACCTGTACAG GGAAGGAATTTGCAAAACAAATTACGGTTTAGTAAATCTCCTCGGAAGTGGTGGGAGAAAAGATATGAACCTAACATGAAAGAAATAACTTCTGCTCAAGATCTTGTGGATTCATTGCGGAATGCAGGAGATAATTTGGTGATATTAGATTTCTTTTCTCCGAGTTGTGGAGGTTGCAGATCTCTTCATCCAAAA ATTATTCAATTTGCAGAGACGAACAAAGATGTTCTATTCCTTCAAGTAAATTATGAGGAACATAAATCAATGTGTTATACTCTTAACGTGCATGTTCTTCCGTTTTTTCGGTTTTATAGAGGAGCTAATGGTCGTCTCTGCAGCTTCAGTTGTACGAATGCTACT GTCAAGAAATTCAAAGATGCATTAGCCAAACACACAACAAAAAGGTGCAGTCTAGGACCAGCAAAAGGCTTGGAGGAATCAGAGCTCCTAGCTCTATCTGCAAATAGAGATCTCTTCTTCAATTATGTACCGAAACAGAAACCAATTTCTGTATCCGTTGAAGAGCAACTAAGAGAGAGACCAAATCTTGCAGACACGGAGCTACTTCTTCCTTATACAGAGGACAAGCATTTGGCAGAACAAGCGACTGAAGCATCCATTTGA